The Meiothermus sp. CFH 77666 genome has a segment encoding these proteins:
- a CDS encoding tetratricopeptide repeat protein: MHSKDVQNLRTSIGALLEHHPASLAQVLARMVRGADGYAAAKNLVEEAFALLPTDFLRQHPEVAALYARTLCSARMHQTLLDLTDSLHLPQPAQARVQLFRSWALLRTRRTTEALALLQAIESDLDPEDRGLWLRFQADALAYLNQPGWAEVFTQARQALRGGALGRCLMDWGNHHFRLGEVGLARSLWAEALAHLTHDPYYLAWLHHSLGITVLHTQPTEAERHLLQAVELSKHKEAEEFRARALCGLGAVRRVLGEWERALFSYQQAARVASEPDDLQEAYWGMGYAYRLSGRPAEAMGCFWKAHAAEPADTLYVDIAITYLMLGNPGGAEAALSQALQIAGRDAVKAQLARAELARQQGQTATLEAILKSLDWRQPWLQEERYCLPALFAEAKRRGYPALPRSKAKPPLVEVRAYGLLRVKVNGREIPLAPTSRAAEVLVLLLEHGGEATLDQLAEQLYPEKSNRRQAGQAIWPHLERLREALGWEGSVKAANGTYRLDPQARWRYELQKPGKRRGQFLEGIYSNWVQARREELSW, from the coding sequence GTGCACAGCAAAGACGTCCAGAACCTTCGAACCAGCATAGGCGCCTTGCTCGAGCACCACCCAGCCAGCTTGGCCCAGGTGTTGGCGCGTATGGTGCGCGGGGCCGATGGCTACGCGGCTGCGAAAAACCTGGTGGAAGAGGCTTTTGCGCTGTTGCCGACCGACTTTCTAAGGCAGCACCCCGAGGTGGCGGCCCTGTATGCACGTACCCTTTGCAGCGCTCGAATGCACCAGACCCTGCTCGATCTCACCGACTCCCTCCATCTGCCCCAGCCCGCCCAGGCCAGGGTGCAACTGTTTCGCAGTTGGGCCCTTTTGCGTACCCGGCGAACCACGGAGGCGCTGGCGCTTTTGCAGGCCATTGAAAGCGATTTGGATCCAGAGGATCGGGGATTGTGGCTGCGTTTCCAAGCCGATGCCCTGGCCTATTTGAACCAGCCCGGCTGGGCGGAGGTTTTTACCCAGGCCCGGCAAGCCTTGCGTGGGGGCGCTTTAGGCCGCTGCTTGATGGACTGGGGCAACCATCATTTCCGTTTGGGTGAGGTGGGTCTGGCCCGGAGCCTGTGGGCCGAAGCACTGGCCCACCTCACCCACGACCCCTACTACCTGGCCTGGCTGCACCACAGCCTGGGCATCACCGTACTGCATACCCAACCCACCGAGGCCGAACGGCACCTGCTGCAAGCCGTAGAACTGAGCAAACATAAAGAAGCGGAGGAGTTCCGTGCCAGAGCCCTGTGCGGCCTGGGGGCGGTGCGCCGGGTGCTGGGGGAATGGGAGCGGGCCCTGTTTAGCTACCAGCAGGCTGCCAGGGTGGCCTCTGAGCCCGACGACCTGCAAGAAGCCTACTGGGGCATGGGCTATGCCTACCGCTTGAGTGGTCGACCAGCCGAAGCCATGGGCTGCTTTTGGAAAGCCCACGCTGCCGAGCCTGCCGATACGCTGTACGTGGACATCGCCATCACCTACCTGATGCTGGGCAACCCCGGCGGGGCCGAGGCCGCGCTGAGCCAGGCCCTGCAAATCGCCGGGCGCGATGCGGTGAAGGCCCAGCTTGCGCGGGCTGAGCTGGCCCGGCAGCAGGGGCAGACAGCGACCCTCGAGGCCATCCTGAAGTCCCTGGATTGGCGCCAACCCTGGTTGCAAGAAGAACGTTACTGCTTACCCGCACTATTTGCGGAGGCCAAACGTCGTGGGTATCCTGCTCTACCCAGATCAAAAGCCAAACCCCCGCTAGTCGAGGTTCGCGCCTATGGCCTTTTGCGGGTGAAGGTTAACGGGCGGGAGATTCCCCTGGCCCCCACCAGCCGGGCAGCGGAGGTTCTGGTGTTGCTGCTGGAGCATGGGGGAGAGGCCACCCTCGATCAGCTGGCCGAGCAGCTCTACCCCGAAAAATCCAACCGGCGGCAAGCTGGTCAGGCCATCTGGCCGCACCTTGAGCGATTGCGCGAAGCGCTGGGGTGGGAGGGCAGCGTGAAAGCCGCCAATGGAACCTACCGCCTAGACCCGCAGGCCCGCTGGCGCTACGAATTACAGAAGCCCGGCAAGAGAAGAGGCCAGTTCCTGGAAGGAATCTACAGCAACTGGGTTCAGGCCCGCCGCGAGGAGTTGTCCTGGTGA